TGCGTCAGTCACCGGTGCCGGGGTGACCGCTTCGTCGGTGGCGGGCTGAGCCTGCTCGCCGCTCGCCGTGTCGCCGGGCTCTGCGGTCTCCGACAGAGCAGCATCCGCGAAACTCGCGAACGAGCAGCCGGAGGGGGCCGCAAGGTCCGAGAGCGAGACCGGTGCGGTCGGCGTTCCGACGATCACGGATCCGTCTGCGTCGACTGCGGCGTACTGGAACTGCACGTCGACGTCTTTGAGCAATTGGGCGAGGGTCGGCCGCAGGTCGACCGTGCCGGCACCGGCGGCGTCGAGCACAGCGCCCGTGGTTCCGGAGGTCGTGCCGTCGAGCAACGCCTGCACCGTGGCACCCGGCACGCCCTGCACCTGAACACGGTAGTGGGTGACCGGCAACAACCATCCGTCGAGCGTGAGCTCGCAGGTGGTCGTCACGATCTGCGGCATCCCCTCGGGGAGCGCGGTTCCGGGGTCGGTTCCGGGGTCGGTTCCGGGGTCGGTGCCCGGGTCGGTGCCGGGCTCAGGCTCTTCGGGTTCCGTGCCCGGATCGGTGCCGGGATCGGTGCCGGGATCGGTGCCGGGCTCAGGTTCTTCGGGTTCCGTGCCGGGGTCGGTGCCGGGCTCAGGCTCTTCCGGCTCGGTGCCCGGCTGAGGCTCTTCGGGTTCGGTGCCCGGCTGCGGCTCTTCGACCTCGTCGCCGGGTTCGGACTCCTCGTCGACCGGCACCACGGGCGTCGTCTCGACCGGGGTGACAGGAGCCGCCACGCCCGGGGCGGACTCGGGCGCCAGGGCTTCCTCGATCGGCGCCACGGGCTCGACCGGGGATGGGGCGGGCTCGGGCGCGTCCGGCACCTCGATGACCACGGGCTCCTCGGTGTTCAACGACTCGTCCGGCGCGATGTCCGACGCGATCGCGCCGGCGCCGCTCTCGCCCGCGCTCGGAAGCGACGCGACAGGGCTCGCCCCGGCCAGGCTGGGAATGATCGTTGCTGCTGCCACCACACCGGCGACGACGAGGGCGGCTGAGCCGGCGCCGACGAGGGGTCCGACACCGCTGAGGACGCCCCCGGACGCGCCGGCGCCCGCGCCCGCTCCGGCACCGGAGGCACCCGTGCCCCCGGCCGAGGTGGCGCCGACCTTGGTCGCCCCGTCCGCGGCGGCGTCGGCACCGGTGGCGACGACTCCGCCCTGGACGACACCCGATGGCATCGCGGCGAGGGCCACGATCGGCGTGCCGCCGCCCTGGAGGGTGGCGAGGTATCCGGCCGCTCCGGTGACTCCCAGGACGAGCGGGAGGAGCACGAGGGCGAGGCGCATCGAGACGTCCTTCGCCTCGGCGGCGACGATCATGCAGCGCGCGCATTCATCGAGGTGCAGTTCGACGCGCTTGTGGTCGCGCGTGCTGAGGTTGCCGCGCGAGTACGCACCGAGATGCTCGATCGACCACTGGCACTCCGAGCCGGGTGCGGCGCTGCGGAGGTGCGCCTGGATCCACGCTTCGCGCAGGCCTTCGCGTGCACGGAAGGCCAGCTGCGAGACCGCGCCCGCCTTCATGCCGAGCAGGACCGCCGCTTCCTGCGGCTTCATCTGCTCGATCTCGGTGTACCAGAGCACCTCCTGCCAGCGCGACGGCAGGCTGCGGAAGGCCTGAGCGGTCAGGCTGCGGTCGAGGGCCTCGTTCGCGGCCTGCTCGGTGCTGTCTGGATCGGCCACGGTGTCGAGCTCGTCGATGGCGGACTCGCGACGCGACCGTCCCCACGCTGCAGCCGTGTTGCGGATGCTCGTGAACAAGTATGCGCGGAAGGACCCGTTGGGACCGCCGCCCTTGAGGATCGCCTGATAGATCCGCGTGTACGACTCCTGCACGAGATCGTCGGGATCGATCGACGAGGTGATGGACCGCGCCACCGACATCCCCGAAGGGTAGTGCCGCCGCCAGAGTTCACCGAAGGCCGCCGTATCGCCGGCCCGCGTGCGCAGCACCAGTTCGGCGTCGGCGATCGTGTCGTCGTGCAGGTCTTTCTCGTCGTTCACAATCATCCATCTGTCGTGAAGAGCGGATGCGTCTTCACTGGAAGAGACACGCGAAGGTCGGTTTCATCACGCGCGTCTTCCATTCTCTCTCGGATCCGGTGACGGGGCCACCCCTGATCGACATTCCACCTCGTCCGCCCCAGAAGGGAAAAAGACCTGATCAAAATGATCTTCTGGCGCGGCTGGCCGTCGGGTTCGCATCCTGTTCGCAACTTTTTTGCAGGAGTTGCGTAATGAACGACGACTCTTCCCGTCTCATCCCGCAGAGACAGCCGAGGCGCCCCGAGGGGGTGGGGCGCCCAAGCGTCCGGTTGCAGGGGTACGGCATCGGCGGGGCGGGGGCGGGCCTCTGGGGAGGGGTCCGGCCTCCGCTCCATGACGACGGACGAGGCCGCCGGCTGGGGAGCGGTGGTCGAGAAATCTCTCCGGAGAATTTCTCAGAAGTCGCGTAATGAATCGCGGATGCCGTCGTCTCATCACGTAGAGACAGCCGACATGGCTCCACCGGGGGGCGGAGCCGAGGCACTGGTGCGGGGGCACCGGTCGGGTGGGCTCGGGAACCTCGGGGGAGGAGCTCCCGGGCCCCCCTGCTCTGAGGGGCACGAGGTCGCCGATCTGGGGAGCGGCGACCTCCCGCCCGCATCGTCGACCGGAGAGCGCAGCGCTGCGCGTCGTTGCGCGGCGGCATGCCTACACCGCAGGCTGGTCTCCCACCCACACGCGCACGACGCGCAGCCTCGCGTCCAGCAGAACGGCGTCGCCGGCGTAGCCTGGTAGGAGCCGGCCGAGCCGTCCACCGTATCCGACGGCGTGCGCCGGCGTCTCGGTGAGTGCGCGCGCGGCGGCGGCGAGCGGTACGCCCGCCTGCACCGCCTTCTGCAGCGCCACGTCCTGCGTGAGTGTCGAGCCGGCGATCGATCCGGTGTCGTCGGCCCTCGCGATGCCGTTCTCTACGGTGACGCTGACGGCACCGAGGTCGTAGTGGCCGTCGTCGCTGCCTGCCGCGGCCATCGCGTCGGTGATGAGAGCGACGCGACCCGGGGCCGAGTCGAAGAGGAGCTTGACGATGTGCGGGTGCAGGTGCACGTCGTCGGCGATCGCCTCGAGCACGACGCGGTGGTCGGCGGCCGCAGCGAGCACCGGCCCTGGCGCACGGTGATGGATGCCAGGCATGGCGTTGAAGGCATGCGTCAAGATCGACGCGCCGGCCTCGAACGCGGCGACCGCCATGGCGGCGTCGGCGTCGGTGTGCCCGACCGCGGCAGCCGAGCCCGCGTCGACCACAGTGCGGATCGCCTCGAGTCCTCCGGGCAGCTCCGGAGCGAGGGTGACCTGACGCACGGTGCCGCGCCCGGCTTCGAGCAGACGCTCGACATCGGCGCGGACGGGATGGCGCAGCAGGGAAGGCTCGTGCGCACCGTGGTGGCCGGGATCGAGGAAGGGACCCTCCAGGTGCGACCCGAGGATGTCGGCATCCGTGCTCATGAGGTCGGCGATCGCGGCGACGCTGCGTGCGAGACCGTCGATGGTGTCGGTGACCAGAGACACGACCGCGCGCGTCGTCCCGTGTTCGCGGTGCAGCGCCCGGCCGGTGCGGATCGCGTCCACACCGTCGTCGTAGGCCGCGCCCGCCCCGCCGTGACCGTGGATGTCGATGAATCCCGGTGTCAGCACAGCGCCTGCGCCGGCGGTGGCGGCCGCGTCGACCACCTCGTCGGCCTGGGCCCATCCGTCACCCGTGCCCCGGGATGCGACGCGGCCGTCTTCCATCCGCACCCACGCGTCGTCGATCACCTCTCCGCCGTCCACGAGTCGGGCGGAGTGGATGACGAGCGAGCCCGTCGTCGCAGGACGCACGCGCACGCTCATCGGTCGCTCCATGGGATGTCGGTGGTGGGGTGGAATGTGACGCCCTCTGCCCTCCAGAGCGGGGCGAGCGCACCGAGGCGAGTTCGGAACGACTCCCAGGTGCGCTGTTCGCCGGCCGCGGGAGACCACGCAACCTCGGCATGGGCGGCGGCACGCGGGAAGACGAGCTGCTCGACGTCACCGAAGGTGCGTGTCGTCTCGCTCCACAGAGGTGCCTCGATTCCGAGGATCGCGGCGGCGGGGGCCTCGAGGATGCGCGTCGGATCCCACTCGTATGCGGTGCGTACGTCGATGAGGGCGGCCCAGTCCAGGCCCAGCGGGAAGTCGGATGTGTACTTCATGTCGAGGTAGGCCACGTCGGAAGCCGACATGATCAGCGCGCCGCCCCGCTCGACGAAGCGCGCGGCCTCGGCGGCGTGCGTGCCGCGCGGGCTGGTGCTGCCCCAGTACTGTCCGATCGTGCCCTCGGCGATGCCGGCAGCCGACCCCATCTCGTGCCACGCGATCGGCGTCTTGCCCGCCTCGACGACGATGCTCGTGACCCGCTCGGCGAAGATGTCGAAGTCGGCCTGCGGCGTGCTCAGCGACTCGTCGCCGCCGACGTGGATGTACGGCCCAGGTGTCATCTCGGCGAGTTCGCGGATCACGTCGCGCACGAACTCGTACGTGCGTTCGTCGTGGATCCGCACGCTGGAGTGGCCGACGCCCCATCCCGTGTAGCTCTGTCCCGCTACGGGGAGCGGCTGGCCGCGCTTCTCGGCTTCGGCGATCAGCGCATCGCTGATCACGGGCGCCTCGACCAGCTCGGGGTACGCGACGCCGATCGCGTGCGTGTGTCCCGGAAGGTCGATCTCGGGGATCACGATCATGTGCCGGGAGGCGGCGTGCTCAACGATCTCGCGATAGTCGTCCTTGGTGTAGAAGCCGCCGGGATCGCCGTCGGCAGCGGTCGCCGCCGCCAGCTCGGTGAGCTTCGGCCAGGAGTCGATGTGCACGCGCCAGCCCTGGTCGTCGCTGAGGTGCAGGTGCAGGTGGTTGAACTTCAGCGCACTGGCCGCGTCGATGAACCTCTTGACCTCGTCGACGCCGAAGAAGTGGCGCGCCACATCGAGCATGAGCCCCCGACGTGGGAAGCGCGGGGCATCGGCGACCTCGGCCCGCAGCAGCCCCCAGGTGCCGTCGTGGTCTTCACGCAGAAGCTGCAGCAGGGTCTGCACGCCGTAGAAGACGCCTGCCTCGTCAGCGCCGGTGACGTGCGCACCGGCCTCGCCGACGGAGAGCGCATAGCCCTCGGGCCGTGACACCGCGCCGTCGACGCGCAGCACGATGCCGGCGCTCGACGCCGTGGCATCGGACGCCGTGGCATCGGTCGCCGTGGCATCCGTCTCCGCGGCATCGGTCTCCGCGGCATCCGCCGTCGCGAGCCGGATGCCGGTGCGGCGCTCCACCGCGTCGATCAGCTGTGCGACGACGGCGCCGGGACCCGAGACGGCGGTCGCCGCGGTGATCGGCATCCGTCCCTCCCCGGCCGTGGCGGACGCGGGCGCGGGGACGAGCGGAAGGGGATGGGGAAGGACCATGAACAAAACCTATCCTGGGCGAGCAGGGCAGGAACAGGGGCTGCCGCATCGTGTTCCGGTTCGACGGCATCCGCTATGCTCGTACCGTCGCGACTGGCGTCTGGGTGGACTACCACCGGGGAGCGACTGACCACGGGATTCGACCGCGCGCCTGGGCCGATGAAGCACTGTTTCGAATCCGTTGTCAGAAGGAGCACGTCCCATGACCGACCGTTACTTCAACGCCCCTCTCGCCGAGGTCGACCCCGAGATCGCCCAGGTCCTCGATCGTGAGCTGAAGCGTCAGCAGACGTTCCTCGAGATGATCGCCTCCGAGAACTTCGTGCCCGTCTCGGTGCTGCAGTCGCAGGGCTCGGTGCTGACGAACAAGTACGCGGAGGGCTACCCCGGCCGCCGCTACTACGGCGGCTGCGAAGAGGTCGACGTCGCCGAGGAGCTGGCGATCCAGCGCGCGAAGGACCTGTTCGGCGCCGAGTTCGCGAACGTCCAGCCGCACTCCGGCGCCTCGGCCAACGCCGCCGTGCTGCACGCGATCGCCCGCCCGGGCGACACGCTGCTCGGC
This Microbacterium sp. XT11 DNA region includes the following protein-coding sequences:
- a CDS encoding sigma-70 family RNA polymerase sigma factor — translated: MNDEKDLHDDTIADAELVLRTRAGDTAAFGELWRRHYPSGMSVARSITSSIDPDDLVQESYTRIYQAILKGGGPNGSFRAYLFTSIRNTAAAWGRSRRESAIDELDTVADPDSTEQAANEALDRSLTAQAFRSLPSRWQEVLWYTEIEQMKPQEAAVLLGMKAGAVSQLAFRAREGLREAWIQAHLRSAAPGSECQWSIEHLGAYSRGNLSTRDHKRVELHLDECARCMIVAAEAKDVSMRLALVLLPLVLGVTGAAGYLATLQGGGTPIVALAAMPSGVVQGGVVATGADAAADGATKVGATSAGGTGASGAGAGAGAGASGGVLSGVGPLVGAGSAALVVAGVVAAATIIPSLAGASPVASLPSAGESGAGAIASDIAPDESLNTEEPVVIEVPDAPEPAPSPVEPVAPIEEALAPESAPGVAAPVTPVETTPVVPVDEESEPGDEVEEPQPGTEPEEPQPGTEPEEPEPGTDPGTEPEEPEPGTDPGTDPGTDPGTEPEEPEPGTDPGTDPGTDPGTDPGTALPEGMPQIVTTTCELTLDGWLLPVTHYRVQVQGVPGATVQALLDGTTSGTTGAVLDAAGAGTVDLRPTLAQLLKDVDVQFQYAAVDADGSVIVGTPTAPVSLSDLAAPSGCSFASFADAALSETAEPGDTASGEQAQPATDEAVTPAPVTDAAPAADATDADPADTATADSAPADGATVDAAPSEPSEPAIDSTVPVEPSPEAVVPVADKTSVSPETASAE
- the nagA gene encoding N-acetylglucosamine-6-phosphate deacetylase yields the protein MSVRVRPATTGSLVIHSARLVDGGEVIDDAWVRMEDGRVASRGTGDGWAQADEVVDAAATAGAGAVLTPGFIDIHGHGGAGAAYDDGVDAIRTGRALHREHGTTRAVVSLVTDTIDGLARSVAAIADLMSTDADILGSHLEGPFLDPGHHGAHEPSLLRHPVRADVERLLEAGRGTVRQVTLAPELPGGLEAIRTVVDAGSAAAVGHTDADAAMAVAAFEAGASILTHAFNAMPGIHHRAPGPVLAAAADHRVVLEAIADDVHLHPHIVKLLFDSAPGRVALITDAMAAAGSDDGHYDLGAVSVTVENGIARADDTGSIAGSTLTQDVALQKAVQAGVPLAAAARALTETPAHAVGYGGRLGRLLPGYAGDAVLLDARLRVVRVWVGDQPAV
- a CDS encoding family 20 glycosylhydrolase, coding for MVLPHPLPLVPAPASATAGEGRMPITAATAVSGPGAVVAQLIDAVERRTGIRLATADAAETDAAETDATATDATASDATASSAGIVLRVDGAVSRPEGYALSVGEAGAHVTGADEAGVFYGVQTLLQLLREDHDGTWGLLRAEVADAPRFPRRGLMLDVARHFFGVDEVKRFIDAASALKFNHLHLHLSDDQGWRVHIDSWPKLTELAAATAADGDPGGFYTKDDYREIVEHAASRHMIVIPEIDLPGHTHAIGVAYPELVEAPVISDALIAEAEKRGQPLPVAGQSYTGWGVGHSSVRIHDERTYEFVRDVIRELAEMTPGPYIHVGGDESLSTPQADFDIFAERVTSIVVEAGKTPIAWHEMGSAAGIAEGTIGQYWGSTSPRGTHAAEAARFVERGGALIMSASDVAYLDMKYTSDFPLGLDWAALIDVRTAYEWDPTRILEAPAAAILGIEAPLWSETTRTFGDVEQLVFPRAAAHAEVAWSPAAGEQRTWESFRTRLGALAPLWRAEGVTFHPTTDIPWSDR